Part of the Spiroplasma endosymbiont of Poecilobothrus nobilitatus genome is shown below.
CATTAACTTTTAAAAAGTTATCTCATTGTAAGATGATCCATTTATAATGTTTAAAATTACTTAAAATTTGGATTAAAACAGCTAAGAAAAATAAAAAAGCACCCGTTATTAAAACAATATAAGTTAAATTTAATGAAATACTAACAAATGCCCAATTTGTATAATGTGGAACAAAAAAAGGTAAAAATAACGAAATTCCAAAATATAAAGTAAACAAAATAAAATATATATTAAAAAATACTTGAAAATACTTTTTGAAATCTGTTCTCATTTTAATCACCCACACATATTTCCTTTTATTTTAATTATATCTTTCGTTATATTTAATTAAAAACCCTATTGTAAAACAATAATTAAAGCAATTATAATTATCATCTTAATTATTAATAACATGTTCTAAATAATTATACCGTGAAAAGTTTTAAAATTAAAATTAAAATTTCTTTAATTTTGTAGAAAACTCTTGATATTTAATATTTATAAAATATACCTAAAATTAGGTATATTCTTAATATAAGAGGTGAATAATTAATGGAAAAAATAATTGAAGAATTAATAAATAGTTTAACAGATGATCAATTTTTAGAATTTCATGAAAAAGTCAAAAAAGAAGCATAATTAATTAAAAAACAAAAACGCTTAAATGAAATTGATCAAAAATTTAGGGATAAAGGTATTAAATGTCCTAATTGTCAATCTTTTTATTGTGTTAAAAATGGTCATAATCCTGAAGGAAAACAAAAATATTTATGCAAAAAATGTCGTGCTAGTTTTGATGCTTTTCGTGATCATTTTACGTATTGAAGTCATTTAAATTATGAACAGTGAAATTTATTGATTCAAATTTCATTATTAGGCCAATCTAGTAAAATGATTTCCCACTTTATTAAAACATCACCGAAAACCGCTTGATATAATCGCCAAAAAATAATGAAATCAAAACAATTAGAAAACACCCAATTAAAATTTAAAACGTTAAATGGCCAAATTCAAATCGATGAAACATTTATTAAAGAAATCCACAAAGGTAATTTTAAAGATAAATTTGATAAAAGAAAAATTCATCTTGATTCATTTTCAACCAACACTAAATGTTGTATTCAAATGGCTGTTGATAGCAATAATAATATTTATGTTAAATCAACCAACACAAAACGATTACAAAAACAGTGAATTATTGAAAATATTAATAAACAATTAATCAAAGAGAATTCAATTATTATTTCTGACATGCAACCATTATATTTATTAGTAGCAAAACAAACAAATTCTATTTTATTAGCAACTAAAACTAGTACAAATCCTGATGCTAGTTATCGGAAGTTAAATAAAATTAGTAAATTACAATCAAATATTAAAGAATCCTTAATTCATTATCATGGCTTAGGTTTCACGAACATTCAAAATTATTTAAATCTCTGAAAATGAAAATACCAGTATAAAGGTTTAACGCCAAACCAACAATCATCGGTATTATATTTTAACGTATAAAAAAGTTAAATAACAATAATATTAAAAGTTCATATAATTTTCTTT
Proteins encoded:
- a CDS encoding transposase, which codes for MIQISLLGQSSKMISHFIKTSPKTAWYNRQKIMKSKQLENTQLKFKTLNGQIQIDETFIKEIHKGNFKDKFDKRKIHLDSFSTNTKCCIQMAVDSNNNIYVKSTNTKRLQKQWIIENINKQLIKENSIIISDMQPLYLLVAKQTNSILLATKTSTNPDASYRKLNKISKLQSNIKESLIHYHGLGFTNIQNYLNLWKWKYQYKGLTPNQQSSVLYFNV